One window of Hujiaoplasma nucleasis genomic DNA carries:
- a CDS encoding TPM domain-containing protein — MKKIIAFAFIIIYGVFFLVSCKNEPYPKPSNAYYVNDYADKFSPYLESKIRLEGERLFDEELDDGDRPGAQIVFATFAVENESDIETYNLSDIYNQWKIGKDDLGILVVYFYVGDKDKPESLELNLVQIEIGYAMEVYLSPSEAGAILDKTIVASEDEDTGSAHLLYELLTLVYDEVYDISFNYDLETYEYYREDYDEYSDYDGLWEWILFVILSPSSSWLEKGILSVLGIIFLGSGGLIIKNVAGGGGSGGMGIRRRK; from the coding sequence ATGAAAAAGATAATTGCTTTTGCTTTCATCATTATTTATGGGGTATTTTTTCTTGTGTCATGTAAAAATGAACCTTACCCAAAGCCAAGCAATGCCTATTATGTAAATGATTATGCTGATAAGTTTTCACCCTATTTAGAGTCTAAAATTAGACTTGAAGGTGAGAGATTATTTGATGAAGAATTGGATGATGGTGATAGACCAGGGGCCCAAATAGTATTCGCTACATTTGCAGTAGAAAACGAAAGTGATATAGAAACCTATAATTTATCTGATATATATAATCAATGGAAGATTGGAAAAGATGATTTAGGAATTTTGGTCGTCTACTTTTATGTAGGCGATAAGGATAAACCAGAATCTTTAGAACTCAATTTAGTACAAATAGAAATAGGGTATGCTATGGAAGTTTATTTAAGTCCATCTGAAGCTGGAGCTATTTTAGATAAAACTATTGTAGCTTCGGAAGATGAAGATACTGGTTCAGCTCACTTGTTGTATGAATTACTCACTTTGGTATATGATGAAGTCTATGACATTTCTTTTAATTATGACTTAGAAACATATGAGTATTATCGAGAAGACTATGATGAATACTCAGATTATGATGGTCTTTGGGAATGGATTTTGTTTGTGATTTTATCACCTTCATCTTCTTGGTTAGAAAAAGGGATTCTTTCTGTTCTAGGTATTATTTTCTTAGGTTCAGGTGGTTTGATTATTAAAAATGTTGCTGGCGGTGGTGGCTCAGGCGGTATGGGTATAAGGAGAAGGAAATAA
- a CDS encoding LemA family protein, which yields MRKTSIIIISITVLLALIVTISLITGYNNIIDKDESIKQGYSEIDRRLQQRYDTLIPLAEAVNGFQDQERVIYDMITSARQAYAEAKANDDIQAMIEADALQSIALTNLLALIEDNPNINSLQAYQTYMDAVWGIESALSEARRQYNNAVAEYNRYVRKFPGLLYKNLYDFTDEFEYWRVQEGADQIPDITFGD from the coding sequence ATGAGAAAAACATCAATTATAATAATTTCTATTACTGTCTTGTTGGCATTGATTGTCACGATTTCATTAATTACAGGTTATAATAATATCATCGACAAAGATGAAAGTATTAAACAAGGATATTCAGAAATCGATCGACGTTTGCAACAACGGTATGATACCCTAATACCCTTAGCAGAAGCTGTTAATGGTTTTCAAGATCAAGAAAGGGTTATTTATGACATGATTACATCTGCTAGACAAGCTTATGCTGAAGCAAAGGCTAATGATGATATTCAAGCTATGATTGAAGCCGATGCCTTACAATCTATTGCCCTAACCAATTTATTAGCATTGATTGAGGATAATCCTAATATAAACTCCCTTCAAGCATATCAAACCTATATGGATGCAGTTTGGGGTATTGAATCTGCTTTATCTGAAGCAAGAAGACAATATAATAATGCTGTGGCAGAATATAATCGATATGTAAGAAAGTTTCCGGGTTTATTATATAAAAACTTATATGACTTTACTGACGAGTTTGAATATTGGAGAGTTCAAGAAGGAGCAGATCAAATTCCAGATATCACTTTTGGAGATTGA
- a CDS encoding CotH kinase family protein — MRKLLGLLVLILFTWTGFACTYENPVIEFEDPNLEIALRELLNKSEGDIDARDARSITTLDLLGRNISNLNGLEYFTNLEVLILEDNFVSDLRPLRDLKKLESLNLRNNEITNLNDIYFQEIIDLPLTSLSLRHNVVRDEFDNQTRISDISLLANFSDLEYLDLQDNHIKNIEALKNLSKLTYLNISQNDLEDKSVLDLENLIHLQSLNLRQTGVTNLDVLANFTDLEYLNIHSNTELTSIAFISSLTKLETLIAQNVPIGNQIGLLEDHNQLLRLNLQNTNINDLSVIIDLMEAGALQDDPLLGQYAEVNIAANPLTENDYEKLVPFWDNINSKVPAVLPLGEIFYPLINEIMASNDNSLEDYQGENVDWIELYNPTDTPMDISGYYLSDNIEELKKWAFPENTIIPAEGYLLVYASGKDVLTNDQIHTNFNIARDGEELVLTAKDGQQILDYVPDLIVPRDYSYGRKIDGEQPWLYFDIYQVSPGLSNNDYIPYSMDDSIVPTDFSFNTETFDRFFNDDIEKNIIIKISEYEWNRYDELMIRYSELFNGELRSDHYAKADFLYEDEFGQILVGNVGFRTKGNMSRDRIQNDDGSLNMSNFKISFHESFGDENLDLNRKRTVFEVEELDMKWNRNFDPTYSTEKFSLDLMREFGVKSAYATLANLYIEIDGQRYFYGVYTVFEPIDELFLNKRFEEDHAQGDLFKSLWQQFGPASLMDDYPFRAIGIKDVSMNYRPTYDLKTNKDFFDRSKLEFFISQINDLNGIDFENYIEENFDVDQFLRYMAIGVLLGNPDDYRAMGNNYYLYQDPVSNQWSIIPYDYDHGLGQGWDGQPVFSNWTINNDIYEWGNLNAYQQGKSYANPLSHKILKIEKYQLQFEAYLEILIDQSNDYFKFSEFEAMVNNHQSIYGDGLNEAMMNLEFGFRNSEWYFQEKINSIQEQLDYYKNNPDQRPKW; from the coding sequence ATGAGAAAACTGCTGGGATTATTGGTATTAATCTTGTTTACATGGACTGGATTTGCTTGTACCTACGAAAATCCTGTTATTGAATTTGAAGATCCTAATTTAGAAATTGCATTAAGAGAGTTATTAAATAAATCAGAAGGTGATATTGATGCTAGAGATGCAAGAAGTATTACCACATTGGATCTATTGGGTAGAAATATTTCAAACCTTAATGGCTTAGAGTATTTTACTAATTTAGAAGTCTTAATTTTAGAAGATAATTTTGTTAGTGATTTAAGACCTCTTCGTGATTTGAAAAAGTTAGAGTCTTTAAATTTAAGAAACAATGAAATCACTAATCTCAATGACATTTATTTTCAGGAAATTATTGATTTACCATTAACTTCTTTATCTCTAAGACATAATGTTGTAAGAGATGAGTTTGATAATCAAACAAGGATTTCTGATATTTCATTATTAGCAAATTTTAGTGATTTAGAGTATTTAGATTTACAGGATAACCATATTAAGAATATAGAAGCTTTAAAAAATTTAAGTAAACTGACTTACTTAAATATTAGTCAAAATGATTTAGAAGATAAAAGTGTTTTAGACTTGGAAAATTTAATTCACTTACAAAGTTTGAATTTAAGACAAACAGGTGTTACTAATCTAGATGTCTTAGCAAATTTTACTGATTTAGAGTATTTAAACATTCATTCAAATACTGAACTAACTTCAATTGCTTTCATTTCTTCTTTGACGAAATTAGAAACCTTGATCGCTCAAAATGTTCCTATCGGTAATCAAATTGGTTTATTAGAAGACCATAATCAATTGTTAAGACTAAATTTACAAAATACGAATATTAATGATTTGTCAGTTATAATTGATTTAATGGAAGCAGGGGCCTTGCAAGATGATCCTTTACTTGGACAATACGCTGAAGTAAATATAGCGGCCAATCCCTTGACTGAAAATGATTATGAAAAACTTGTGCCGTTTTGGGATAATATTAATTCAAAAGTACCAGCGGTCTTGCCACTTGGTGAAATCTTTTATCCTTTGATCAATGAAATTATGGCTTCGAATGATAACTCTTTAGAAGATTATCAAGGAGAGAATGTCGATTGGATTGAACTATATAATCCTACAGATACACCTATGGATATCAGTGGATATTATTTAAGCGACAATATAGAAGAACTAAAAAAATGGGCTTTCCCAGAAAACACTATAATCCCTGCAGAAGGTTACCTACTAGTTTACGCTTCAGGAAAAGATGTATTGACAAATGATCAAATACATACTAACTTCAATATTGCTAGAGATGGGGAAGAATTAGTTTTAACAGCTAAGGATGGCCAACAAATTTTAGACTATGTTCCTGATTTGATTGTTCCAAGAGACTATTCTTATGGTAGAAAAATAGACGGTGAACAACCTTGGTTATATTTTGATATATATCAAGTATCACCTGGTTTATCAAATAATGACTATATCCCTTATAGTATGGATGATTCAATTGTACCTACTGATTTTTCATTTAATACAGAGACTTTTGATAGGTTTTTTAATGATGATATAGAGAAAAATATCATTATTAAAATATCTGAATATGAATGGAATCGTTATGATGAGCTCATGATAAGATATAGCGAGTTATTTAATGGAGAATTAAGGAGTGACCATTATGCTAAAGCCGACTTTCTTTATGAAGATGAGTTTGGCCAAATCCTCGTGGGAAATGTAGGTTTTAGAACTAAGGGAAATATGTCAAGAGATAGAATTCAAAATGATGATGGTTCTTTAAATATGTCTAACTTTAAAATTTCTTTTCACGAATCTTTTGGTGATGAAAACTTAGATTTAAATAGAAAAAGAACTGTTTTTGAAGTTGAAGAATTAGATATGAAATGGAACCGTAATTTTGATCCTACTTATTCAACAGAAAAATTTTCTCTAGACTTAATGAGAGAATTTGGAGTAAAATCTGCATATGCAACACTCGCAAACTTATATATAGAGATAGATGGGCAAAGATACTTTTATGGTGTATATACAGTATTTGAACCTATAGATGAGTTATTCTTAAATAAGAGGTTTGAGGAAGACCATGCCCAAGGTGATTTATTTAAAAGCCTTTGGCAACAATTTGGTCCAGCTTCTTTAATGGATGATTATCCATTCAGAGCCATAGGCATTAAAGACGTATCCATGAACTATCGGCCAACTTATGATTTAAAGACGAATAAAGACTTTTTTGATAGAAGTAAGTTAGAGTTCTTCATTTCGCAAATTAATGATTTAAATGGTATAGATTTTGAAAATTATATAGAAGAAAACTTTGATGTGGATCAGTTTTTAAGGTACATGGCTATAGGTGTTTTACTAGGAAATCCAGATGATTATCGAGCTATGGGAAATAATTATTATTTGTATCAAGATCCCGTATCAAATCAATGGTCAATCATTCCATATGACTATGACCACGGTCTTGGTCAAGGTTGGGATGGGCAGCCTGTATTTTCAAATTGGACCATCAATAATGATATTTATGAATGGGGAAATTTAAACGCTTATCAACAAGGAAAAAGTTATGCAAATCCACTATCTCATAAAATATTAAAAATTGAGAAATATCAATTACAATTTGAAGCTTATTTAGAAATTTTAATTGATCAAAGTAATGATTATTTTAAATTCAGTGAATTTGAAGCTATGGTCAATAATCATCAATCTATTTATGGTGATGGTTTAAATGAGGCAATGATGAATTTGGAATTTGGTTTCAGAAATTCTGAATGGTATTTTCAAGAAAAAATAAATTCAATACAAGAACAGTTAGATTATTATAAAAACAACCCAGACCAAAGACCTAAGTGGTAA
- a CDS encoding ABC transporter permease, whose protein sequence is MKSVSRLTWPYLLWLFILILIPSFFIILAIVSTFHIFNAYEFRFTLQSLKFLADPIFLNAFKNSLKFAGISTIISLLIGYPVAYFFANMKSKNKTLYVALLIVPIWSNMIVRIIAWENVFKPISILNLFNLSFDIIGYDSAIIIAMVSMYLPFMIFPIYSVLEKIDPAYIEASHDLGASSSQTFVKVTLPLSLGGIVSGVIMTLLPAMTAFALPERIGGGRVVLLGNLIEKEIFRGSFTIAATVSFVVMIVMLGLFMMIVKFDKEGETLL, encoded by the coding sequence ATGAAATCGGTAAGTCGATTAACTTGGCCTTATCTTCTATGGTTATTTATATTAATCCTGATTCCAAGTTTTTTTATTATATTAGCCATTGTTTCAACATTTCATATATTTAATGCATATGAATTTAGGTTTACCTTACAATCTTTAAAGTTTTTAGCGGATCCAATCTTTTTAAACGCTTTTAAAAACAGTCTTAAATTTGCAGGGATATCAACTATTATATCTTTATTAATTGGCTACCCTGTCGCTTACTTTTTCGCAAATATGAAAAGCAAAAATAAAACCTTGTATGTGGCTTTATTGATTGTGCCTATTTGGTCAAATATGATTGTTAGAATTATTGCTTGGGAGAATGTGTTTAAACCAATATCAATTCTAAATCTATTTAATTTATCATTTGATATCATTGGCTATGATTCAGCAATTATCATAGCCATGGTTTCCATGTATTTACCTTTTATGATTTTTCCTATTTATTCAGTTTTGGAAAAAATAGATCCAGCTTATATAGAAGCCAGTCATGATTTAGGAGCCAGTTCTAGTCAAACTTTTGTAAAGGTGACTTTACCCTTATCATTGGGCGGGATTGTTAGTGGTGTTATTATGACTTTGTTGCCGGCAATGACTGCTTTTGCTTTGCCAGAAAGAATTGGTGGAGGTAGGGTCGTATTGTTGGGTAATTTAATTGAAAAAGAAATTTTTAGAGGTTCCTTTACGATTGCAGCTACCGTATCTTTTGTAGTAATGATAGTTATGTTAGGTCTCTTCATGATGATTGTGAAATTTGATAAAGAGGGAGAGACTCTATTATGA
- a CDS encoding ABC transporter permease — protein sequence MKKNKYGSLLQILLTVFTFSIIYLPIVIIFLISIHHSQYNYDEFGITFKWYKDILGDSQLVDAIFVTLQIAVLSTIISTTLGTFFAIGIHNLKKKSRLRMMVLNNVPVVNPDIVTGIMLFIIFRFVRISFGFPTMLLAHIFYSIPFVVLSVLPKLKQLDPDLFDAALDLGASKFKAIIHVIIPSIKVGIIAGALIAFTMSIDDFIISYFMKQGEFHNVSTLIYSRLGKRQISPNVFAYNTLVVFLTIGIMVLFNRLNRNQKNQRRIR from the coding sequence ATGAAAAAGAATAAATATGGTTCTCTCTTACAAATATTATTGACTGTTTTCACTTTTTCTATCATTTATCTACCTATTGTGATTATTTTCTTAATCTCTATTCACCACTCTCAATATAATTATGATGAATTTGGAATTACTTTTAAATGGTATAAAGATATCCTTGGTGATAGCCAGTTGGTGGATGCTATTTTTGTGACCCTACAAATTGCTGTTTTATCAACCATTATTTCAACAACTTTAGGGACATTCTTCGCTATTGGTATTCATAATCTTAAAAAGAAATCAAGACTTAGAATGATGGTGTTAAATAATGTGCCTGTTGTAAATCCAGATATTGTTACTGGGATCATGTTATTTATTATATTTAGATTTGTGAGAATAAGTTTTGGATTTCCGACCATGCTTCTAGCTCATATTTTCTATTCAATACCATTTGTGGTCTTAAGTGTATTACCTAAATTAAAGCAATTAGACCCAGACTTATTTGATGCAGCTTTAGATTTAGGAGCTTCTAAATTCAAAGCCATCATTCATGTCATCATACCGAGTATTAAAGTAGGTATTATTGCAGGTGCATTAATTGCCTTTACAATGAGTATTGATGATTTTATTATTTCTTATTTTATGAAACAAGGTGAGTTTCATAATGTATCAACACTAATCTATTCTAGGTTAGGAAAAAGACAAATTAGTCCAAATGTATTTGCTTATAACACTTTGGTGGTCTTTTTAACCATAGGTATTATGGTTTTATTCAATAGACTTAATAGAAATCAAAAAAATCAAAGGAGAATTAGATAA
- a CDS encoding extracellular solute-binding protein — MKKILALSVLFLVLTLVVGCSQKEKLYVLNWGEYMDPELIEKFEDEFNVDVVYEEVGSNEEMEIKLKQGITDYDIMIPSEYMVDKLSQENLLLPIDYDLLPNLDLVSFFEDARVLYENEDFGDYMVPYFFGTIGIMYNTESAGIEQAIENEGFCALFDEDSTYRIGLYDSPRDTVGAALMCLGYSVNSNDDTELSQAQALIESVLSRSQQLTSFGQDGLKGDVARGNLDMALVYSGDYFEMVFEYEEAEENIEFNYFAPSHTNIWIDAFVIPKTSQNTNLAHEFINFFLGEDVAVQNADWVGYTPVIEEVYNILVTDYEYDYDHYYPQPIGSTREVFHYISEEHSQNLNTLLNAVRSE, encoded by the coding sequence ATGAAAAAAATATTAGCATTAAGTGTTTTATTTTTAGTTCTTACCCTTGTGGTGGGTTGTTCACAAAAAGAAAAGTTATATGTATTAAATTGGGGAGAATATATGGACCCTGAATTAATTGAAAAATTTGAAGATGAATTTAATGTTGACGTTGTCTATGAAGAAGTAGGGTCAAACGAAGAGATGGAAATAAAGTTAAAACAAGGGATAACTGATTATGATATCATGATTCCAAGTGAATATATGGTAGATAAATTATCACAAGAAAATTTACTTTTACCGATAGATTATGATTTGTTACCTAATCTTGACCTTGTATCATTCTTTGAAGATGCAAGAGTGCTTTATGAGAATGAAGATTTTGGGGATTATATGGTTCCTTACTTTTTTGGAACCATTGGTATCATGTATAACACCGAAAGTGCTGGAATTGAACAAGCTATAGAAAATGAAGGTTTCTGCGCATTGTTTGATGAAGATAGTACATATCGTATTGGTTTATATGATTCACCTCGAGATACAGTGGGCGCTGCTTTAATGTGCTTAGGTTATTCTGTTAACAGCAATGACGATACCGAGTTAAGTCAAGCTCAAGCATTGATAGAATCTGTTTTAAGTCGTTCTCAGCAATTAACAAGTTTTGGACAAGATGGCTTAAAAGGTGATGTAGCAAGAGGAAATTTAGATATGGCTTTGGTCTATTCAGGGGATTATTTTGAAATGGTTTTCGAGTATGAAGAAGCTGAAGAAAACATTGAATTTAACTATTTTGCTCCAAGTCATACTAATATTTGGATTGATGCTTTTGTTATTCCGAAAACAAGTCAAAATACCAATCTAGCTCATGAATTCATTAATTTCTTCTTAGGGGAAGATGTTGCAGTTCAAAACGCAGATTGGGTAGGTTACACACCAGTTATAGAAGAAGTCTATAATATTTTGGTCACAGATTATGAATATGATTATGACCACTATTATCCACAACCTATAGGGTCTACAAGAGAAGTCTTTCACTATATTAGTGAAGAGCATTCACAAAATCTAAATACATTACTTAATGCTGTAAGATCTGAATAA
- a CDS encoding cold shock domain-containing protein yields MTGKVKWFNAEKGFGFITTEDGKDVFAHFSQIQKDGFKTLEEGEAVSFDITEGQKGPQASNIVSL; encoded by the coding sequence ATGACTGGTAAAGTAAAATGGTTCAATGCTGAAAAAGGATTTGGATTCATCACAACTGAAGATGGAAAAGATGTTTTCGCACATTTTTCACAAATTCAAAAAGATGGATTTAAAACTTTAGAAGAAGGAGAAGCAGTAAGTTTTGATATTACTGAAGGCCAAAAAGGTCCTCAAGCTTCTAACATCGTAAGTTTATAA
- a CDS encoding ABC transporter ATP-binding protein has protein sequence MKKLIEIEGLSKSFDDNKVLDSINLYIRENEFITLLGPSGCGKTTLLRILAGFETKDEGIVRFDGGIIDDIPAHERPINTVFQRYALFPHLNVFDNIAFGLKLKKMSKQDIEVAVKEVLKLVKLEGFEERNIKTLSGGQQQRVAIARAVVNKPKLLLLDEPLAALDLKLRQDMQYELKEMQRALGITFAFVTHDQEEALTMSDTVAVMNEGKILQIGSPQDIYNEPKNKFVASFIGESNIIPGIMIKDYLVEFEGIKFECVDKGFKENEEIEVVLRPEDIELKPENGGISGIVTDITFKGVHFEIIVDVSGKEYVIHSTDAQKVGDRVSLVFDKEDIHVMHR, from the coding sequence ATGAAAAAACTCATAGAGATAGAAGGATTGTCTAAATCTTTTGATGATAATAAGGTTTTAGATTCTATTAACTTATATATTAGAGAAAATGAATTTATTACTTTATTAGGACCTTCAGGATGTGGCAAAACAACCCTTTTAAGAATATTAGCTGGTTTTGAGACTAAAGATGAAGGAATTGTAAGATTTGATGGTGGAATCATTGATGATATTCCAGCACATGAAAGACCTATTAATACTGTTTTTCAAAGGTATGCTTTGTTTCCTCATTTAAATGTTTTTGATAATATTGCTTTTGGATTAAAACTAAAAAAAATGTCTAAACAGGATATAGAAGTAGCTGTTAAAGAGGTTTTAAAACTAGTTAAATTGGAAGGTTTTGAAGAAAGGAATATTAAAACTTTAAGTGGTGGTCAACAACAAAGAGTAGCGATTGCTAGAGCTGTTGTGAATAAGCCAAAATTATTGTTGCTGGATGAACCCTTAGCTGCATTGGATTTGAAATTAAGACAAGATATGCAGTATGAACTAAAGGAAATGCAAAGGGCTTTAGGGATTACTTTTGCTTTTGTTACCCATGATCAAGAAGAAGCTTTAACTATGAGTGATACAGTGGCTGTCATGAATGAAGGTAAAATTTTGCAAATAGGAAGTCCTCAAGATATATACAATGAACCTAAGAATAAGTTTGTTGCTTCTTTTATTGGAGAATCAAATATTATTCCTGGAATAATGATTAAAGATTATTTGGTTGAATTTGAAGGCATTAAATTTGAGTGCGTTGACAAGGGTTTCAAAGAAAATGAAGAAATTGAGGTTGTTTTGCGACCTGAAGATATTGAGTTGAAACCTGAAAACGGAGGGATTTCCGGTATAGTTACTGATATAACTTTTAAGGGTGTTCATTTTGAGATAATTGTGGATGTTTCTGGTAAAGAATATGTAATCCATTCTACTGATGCTCAAAAAGTTGGAGATAGAGTATCTTTGGTTTTTGATAAAGAAGATATTCATGTGATGCATCGATGA
- the mgsA gene encoding methylglyoxal synthase, with protein MRIALIAHDKKKNDMIVFCKRHKDVLKNHKLVATGTTGQRVIDETGLDVERYKSGPLGGDQEIGAQIANGQIDLILFFRDPLTPQPHEPDVSALFRLSDVYQIPLASNIKTAELFFQTLK; from the coding sequence ATGAGAATTGCTTTAATCGCCCATGATAAAAAGAAAAATGATATGATTGTTTTTTGTAAAAGACATAAAGATGTTTTAAAAAATCATAAACTCGTTGCTACGGGAACCACTGGACAACGTGTCATTGATGAAACAGGTTTAGATGTTGAAAGATATAAATCTGGACCCCTTGGTGGTGACCAAGAAATTGGCGCACAAATCGCTAATGGGCAAATAGATTTAATATTATTTTTTAGAGATCCTTTAACGCCTCAACCGCATGAACCTGATGTATCTGCTTTGTTTAGGCTAAGTGATGTTTATCAAATACCATTGGCTTCAAACATTAAAACTGCAGAATTATTTTTTCAAACGCTTAAATAA
- a CDS encoding GtrA family protein, with translation MKNKENFIHIIKFTLFSISAGIIQIISFTIMNEIFSMIYWPAYLIALILSILWNFTLNRKYTFKSAANIPKAMFKVACFYLVFTPLSTWWGHGLENIGWNEYIILGGTMIINFVTEFLYTKFYVYRHQINTAIS, from the coding sequence ATGAAAAATAAAGAAAATTTTATTCATATTATTAAATTCACACTTTTTTCAATTTCAGCCGGAATCATCCAAATCATATCATTCACTATCATGAATGAAATATTTTCAATGATTTACTGGCCTGCTTATTTAATCGCATTGATATTGTCTATTCTATGGAATTTCACTTTAAACAGAAAATATACTTTTAAGTCTGCGGCTAATATACCAAAAGCTATGTTTAAAGTTGCATGTTTTTACCTAGTTTTTACACCTTTATCAACCTGGTGGGGACATGGACTTGAAAATATAGGTTGGAATGAATATATTATTCTTGGAGGAACTATGATTATCAATTTTGTGACTGAGTTTCTCTATACAAAATTCTATGTTTACCGCCATCAAATTAATACGGCCATATCATAA